The Dreissena polymorpha isolate Duluth1 chromosome 9, UMN_Dpol_1.0, whole genome shotgun sequence genome contains the following window.
atgttttcaccgtttcagttatgtaaataaaataaagttcaaaagttgcaaatttgtaaaatatgaacTTTCCTTACGCAAAAATAAACgtcaaaaatatgcaaaattcaAATATAACAAAATCGTTTTACGATGCTATACTAGCGATGTATctagcttttcgagctgtcattgagttgtatatacatgctacacacaaaataatcatatttgtatttgtttacttctttgtaatgttaaactttattcagatgcgaaataTCTCACGATTTTCCCCCACCAAAATAGAAAGttctaattttacaaatttgcaattttctaattatgatgcgaaaacagcaaaacatGAATCTATTCGAACTGTTCTTACCGTTTCACCACTTGAAACACCTGTTTTCACCGTTTCAGTTGTGTTAATAACATAAAGttcaaaaattacaaatttgtaaaatatgaacTTTCCTTACGCAAAAAATAAACGTCAcaaatatgcaaatttaaaaaaataaatcaaaaattgcaaatttgtaaaatttgaactttactTCTTTTTGAtgtttaggccacgacttttttttttattggtttacaaaaataattttgaaaatggtccatcgggcggtcgaaaaaaaaaaaaaaaaaaacattggaaaaataagttaatactaataacatcagaacaaagacatcatatcttttataaccttaacacagagacgaaaaatctaattatgcaatgaaacacatctatatcttcaaatgaaatgagtcacctaaaagcaccttttgtaacatcaggcaattttaaacactccattaaatgacatgcgttcttctcccattaaaacgaaaaactgcgcttcatttccgtaattcgatgtgtaccattacgcaatgcgatgcccgttgcataaatcttatataagataaactactcatacacaaagtatgtgtttgctcttattggacttatgacatcgtccatgaaaaaaatcgaggtagatcgatccccgcgtcgtcgcggtaatgtttgttaaagttgttgttgtcatgaaaactcgttgatttacaacgcaacacgtctttattaaactgacgcgaattaatacaatcatatttgtcaacttggcttttgctttattttgataatttaattcaaagtttaatgttagcaagtgtttttactggaattgtaaacaaggagccagttaaagtcttccgaaaatgtgcagtctgtgtgaattgacagtttgacgtcatcaaaggaaagccgcttgctgtctgaagcaataaagcgacaaatttcgcgccgacaaaattggcttcctttgtctagcaatcaacatgccgaaccaatcgtgcgtttgtttctcaattgcaatcctccaatttaataatagcacgtgcatagctccgccttcgaatcttttgcagagaacggaggcggagtttaacggttaattgagctagtatttttaatacgcaagttgagttccgatttgccgaaattactcggccctaagcattaaaacgacaaatacatttatcaatgattttccgagatataccgatttgttccgatttccaaactttctgtacagttcctataaactatggcggacgtgtttacaaaattcctaaacacatatatcgtaaataatggcagtgttttattggattatttatactaattatcaaattgcaaggtaatactttttatctactataatatcgggtatgtttaatataataaacatgttaaacaatatagttgcgtcacagactcggaaataaattttgatgcggtcgacattttactgacgctgattttcctattgtctgtaattaaataaattttgagaagtgcccataaaaggactggtacatactgtgtcacattgaaaaatatcccgatctctgtaatatatgtgaaccaatcgttgattgtacttacttgattttattcgcaaccgtactcaaaccggatcggttttttttctcgtttcgctcgtttttcagtgcggtcgggaataaaatatataaaaaaaaaagacgattttccgattttattttttttcccattttccaaaaattagggtcggcggttttgtaaaccaagaaatataaaagtcgtggccttaactttattcagatgcgaaatcTCTCAACATTAACGATTTTTCCCCGCCAAAGAAAAggcaagttcaaattttacagatttgcaattttctaattatgatgcgaaaacagaaAAACTTGAATCGTTTCGAACTGTTCTTATCGTTGTATTCATCACTtataacacatgttttcaccgtttcagttatgtaaataaaataaagttcaaaagttgcaaatttgtaaaatatgaacTTTCCTTACGCAAAAATAAACgtcaaaaatatgcaaaattcaAATATAACAAAATCGTTTTACGATGCTATACTAGCGATGTATctagcttttcgagctgtcattgagttgtatatacatgctacacacaaaattatcatatttgtatttgtttacttctttttaatgttaaactttattcagatgcgatatatctaaaaaaaaaaacgattttcccccaccaaaatattttacaaatattttacaaatttgcaatttactAATTATGAAGCggaaacagcaaagcatgaactTTTACGAACTGTTTTTACCATTGTACTCATCACTTGAAACACATAATTTAACCGTTTCAGTATTGTAAATGAAATAAAGTTCaaatattgcaaatttgtaaaatttgaactttccttgtttttaatattaaacttaATTCAGATGCGAAATCTCTCAAAATAAAAGATTTTCCCCCGCCAAAGACATAGCAAGttcaaaatttacaaatttgcaattttctaattatgatgcgaaaacagcaaaacatTAATCTTTTCGAACTCTTCTTACCGTTTTATTCAtcacttgaaacacatgttttcaccctgtcatttatgtaaatgaaataaagttcaaaaattgcaaatttgtaaaacttGAACTTTCCTTACGCTAAAAAAACGTCACAAGTATTTGTagagttcaaattttacaaatttgcaattttcgtttTACGATACTATAAGAGCGAGGTATCGAGCTTTttgagctgtcattgagttgtattcatttcTACAAACACAATAATCATATTTGTGCAGTCCCAGAAATGCTTATTtcaaaaagttcaaaaattgcaaatttgtaaaatttgaactttatgtctttttgatatttaaatttattcagatgcgaaattTTTCAACATTATCGATTTTCCCCCGCCAAAGCAAGTTCAAATTTGCCATTTTCTagttatgatgcgaaaacagcaaaacatGAATCATTTCGAACTGTTCTTACCATTGTACTCATCTCTTGAAACACAAAGTTTACCGTTTcagtaaatgtaaataaaataaagttcaaaaattgcaaatatgtcaaatttgaaatttgttcgtttttgaatgtaaaaaaacgcaaaaaataaatgtcggaaatatgtgaaaaaaagttcaaattttacatatttgtaatttttgtttttcgATGCTTTAAGAGCGATGTATTCATTGCTGcacaaaaaataatcatatttgtacagtcccagaaatggaaattaaaaaagttcaaaaattgcaaatttgtaaaatttgaactttccttcttatttttgttaaacttaaTTCAGATGCGAAATATCTCAATATAAATGATTTTTCCCTTCCAAAGAGTTCAAATGatgttcaaatttcaaattttacaaaatggcAATTTTCAATTTATGCTTCCAAAACAGCAAAACATGAATCTTCTCGAATCTTCTTACAGTTGTATttatcgcttgaaacacatgttttcaccgttccagatacgcaactaaacaatgtttaaaaattgcaaatttgtaatatTTGACTTTTGCTTCtctttgatgatattatgatgcgaaaacagcaaagcataaatcttttcaaactgttcttaccgttgaaCTCATCGCTTGAAAAGAGTGTTTTCACTGTTCcaaatacgcaaataaacaaagttcaaaaattgcaaatttgtaaaatttgaacttagcttctttttgatgatattatgatgcgaaaaacagcaaagcatgaatgtTTTCAAAccgttcttaccgttgtactcttcgcttgaaacacatgttttcactgttcctaatacgcaaataaacaaagttcaaaaactgcaaaattgaacataagattctttttgatgatattatgatgcgaaatcAGCAAAGCATTAATcctttcaaactgttcttaccgttgtacttatCGCTTGAAACACTTGCTTTCACCTTTCCAGAtgcgcaaataaacaaagttcaaaaattgcaaatttgtaaaatgtgaactTCTCTTGATATTATGATACAAAAACAGCAAAgtttaatacaacatttttataagAATGTTTCAGCCGAGATGAGATGCCGTTTAATGGATAAAAATTGCCAGACAATTAGTGAAGCTGTGGAGGTGGTTGAGCGTTATGAAGAGGTGTTGGGACGTCCGGGGCAAGGTGTAGGAGCGCAGATTAGGGGTGTTACAAATACAAGCAGCAGAGAGAGATCTTTTGAAACCAACTCGGTACATGAGGGAACTTATGATCAGTTTACCAGTGCCATTAAGCGTATTGAGCAACGATTGGACAAACTTGAATCTACCATGGGAGGCAGAATCTCTGGAAGATCGTGCTACAGATGTGGTTCTACAAACCATTTCATCAGAGAATGTCCGATAAAAGACAACAGACGAGGACTGTAGCAGGAAAACTTCAGACCGTCACGTCAATAGGTCCTGATGCGACGGTTCAAGTGAAAAATCGACCTAAACAAATAGAGGTGCCATGCAGACCAGATGAAAAGGCATTGCGGGTTGGTCACTGAAGCGATCTGATAAAAACGAAAGCCAATGGTGTCTATATTGAAGGATTAATAGACGGAACTGCGGTAACCTTGCTATTAGATAGTGGAGCAACAACCACTTTAATATCTAAAGAAACCTTGAGGAAAGAAGACAGACGATTTGCGTGAGCATAATCGTACAGTTTGTGCCGTAGACGGCACACCTTTAAACGGTCAAGGTTCTGTAGAGTTGAAGTTGAAGGTCGGGAGTTTCACGATTGCAATTGACGCCACCGTTTGCGATAtaccaaatattcaaagaattctGGGACAAGATTTTATGGCAAACCACATTAAATCCTGGGACATTCAAAATCATAAACTTCACACACTGGATGGTAATACGATAGATTGTGTTACAGAAGGGACTGGGCTGAGTGCATGCAGGGTGCTCGTGAAAGAGAAGGTTGAAATACCACCTAGGAGCTTTCAGATGTTACCTGTAGAAATAAAAGGCTTTGTGCCAGAGGTAGTGTTTGTTATGGGATTCAAGGCTTGCAGGACATAAGTTGTCGAGTTGTTGCAGGCATTGTTGAAACTCAGGGAGAAGATGTGTCCGTGTGTGTTGTGAACGATTTTGATGAAACAGTTAGTTTGGAAGCAGGATATCTTGTTGGCGAGTGTTTCCCAGTTGAGGACCCCATAATTTCTAAAGAATTTCAAACAGTCAAAAGTGACACGGGTGTGCAGTCTGAAGAGGTCATTTTAGCAGAACATGTAAAAAAAGATGTTTGACGACGGTGTTGAATATTTGGATCCCGAACAGaaaaacaagtttgcaaaatCATTGTATAAGTACCAAGATGTGTTTGCAAAGTCGTCCGACGATCTCGGGTGCACAAACGTCGTGAAACACAAGATAAACACTGAAAGTGCTAACTCCATAGTGCTAGACGACAGCCATATGGAAATAGAGAAGTGGAACGGGCTGAAGTTGAGAAGATGCTTCAAAAGGGTATTATTGAACCGTCAAACAGTCCATGGTCTTCGCCAATAGTACTGGTGTCCAAAAAGGATGGCTCCACAAGGTTTTGCATGGATTATCGAAAACTTAACGATGTGGCAGTCAAGGACGCCTACCCTATTCCCAGGATAGATGACTGCTTAGATGCACTCTCTGGATCAAAATGGTTTTGCTCAATGGATCTTTGTTCAGGGTTTTGGGATGAGAAGGACAAACTTAAGACAGCTTTTTCAACGAGTCATGGCTTGTACCACTTCAAAGTTATGCCGTTTGGACTTGTAAATGCTCCCTCTACTTTCGAACGTGTTATGGAGGATGTTTTGCGTGGTCTACAGTAGGTAGAGTCATTGCTGTATATGGATGACATCATAACCCCTGGTCAAACAGTCGATGAAAGCTTGACACGGCTTGAAAACGTTTTCGAACGGTTAAGAAAGGCTCATCTCAAACTGAATCCTTCTTTCGAAAATCAGTGTCTTTTCTGGGTCATATTGTATTCGCAGAAGGTGTTAAAACAGACCCTGAAAACGTCAAAACAATTAAAGAATGGCCAGTCCCAGAGTCAAGTAAGGAGGTTCGGAGCTTTGATTACAGGTTCGGAGCTTTGAGGTTCGGAGCTTTGATTACAGAAGATTCGTAAAGGGATTTGCTGACATTGCCAAACCACTTCACAAATTGTGTGTGAAAAATTCGAAATTTATTTGGAATCAGATGTGCCAAGAAGCTTTTGATTTCCTCAAAGAGATGCTTACATCAGCACCGGTGCTAGCGTACCCTCAACTGGGTTCTCAGTTCATTCTAGACACAGATGCTTCAGATGTAGGTATTTGAGCCGTTTTGTCTCAAGTTCAAGACGAGCATGAAAGAGTTATTGcttacatgagcaaaacaatgaATGTGCATGAGCGGTCTTGTTGCGTAACAAGGAAGGAACTTCTGGCAGTTGTAACCGCTCTAAAACATTTCCACAGCTACTTATATGGACAGAAAATACTTGTCAGGACTGACAACGCAGCGTGAGCTGGTTAAGATCGTTAAAAGCACCAACTGGACAAGTCACACGATGGCTTCAAGAACTCAATACATATGATTTAACAGTAGAACATAGAGCCGGAACAAGCCACAAAAATGCCGATGCTTTGTCCAGAAGACCATGCAAGTCATGCGAGCACCAACAAGATAATCAAGAAGCGATGATAGATAAAGCTGAATCGACTGATAAAATAATTAGGTCCGTTACAAGAAGTTACGTGGCTGCACAGTCAACAGAACTTAAGATATCTCATTGATGGTTGGGCACATGCAGACATCGCTTACAGACAACTGAGTGACAGTGCAATAGGTGTAATTAAGCTTGCAAAAGATGGAAATGAAACCAGACCAGAATAGAAAGACATTTCAGATTCAAAAgctgaaataaaaactttgtgGAGACAGTGGGATCGCCTAGTAATTGTTGGAGGGTTGCTGTTTCGGAAGTACGCGGAAAACAATCGTGACATTTTACACCAGCTGGTAACTCCGGCTGATCGACGTGATGTTGTTTTGAAATTGCATCATGATGTTGCCAGTGGCAGTCATCTTGGGGTGGAAAAGACTCTGTACAAAATCAGAAAAGCATTCTATTGGCCTGGTATGGCAGATAATGTGAAAGATTATTGTTCAACATGTGATGTGTGTGCAGTTAACAAGCTTTCACGAAAGTCAAACAAAGCACCACTTGGTTGTTATTTAGTTGGCGAACCAATGGAGCGTGTGCAAATGGACATACTCGGACCACTTCCAGTTACAGATAATGGCAATCGCTACATACTTGTTATCATCGATTGGTTCACCAAATGGACAGAATGTATCGCTATATCTGATTTAGAGTCGCAAAAGCGTTTTTGGATAATTTTGTATGTCGGTTTGGAACTGCCCTACAGGTGTACACAGATCAAGGCCGTAGTTTTGAATCTAAACTTCTTGAAGACCTTTGTGATTTCCTTGGGATTCAAAAGACGCACTCCACTTCACGACCTCAGGCAAATGGACTGGTTGAAAGATTTAACAGAACACTTCTTGCTATGCTGCGGTCATATTGTCAAGACGAACCAGCCTGTTGGGACGTCTATCTGCAACAAGTATGTACGGCATATCGCTCTTCACCTCAAAGTAGCACATCCGTCACGCCTAACAAGATGGTATTTGGCAAGGATATTCGTCTTTCGTTGCAAGCAGTAGTAGGTGTACCAGAAGAGTACACACCGGAAACAAGTGTAGATGGCTATGTTGTCTGctgaaaaagaaaattaaaggTTGTCATGATATTGCAAGAAGTCACCTGAAGGTTGCAGCTCTATATCAAAAGAAGCACTATGACAGCAATGTAAAGAAGAAGAAGTTTTTCCCAGATCAGGTTGTGTGGTTGCATGATCCATCAAGAAAAGTTGGTATAAGCACCAAACAAGCTGTGAAATGGAAAGGACCATTTCTTGTCAGAAGGATGATAGACGATCTCGTTTGCAAAGTAAAGCAGTCGTCAAGAAAGGCTCCAAAAGCATATCATGTTGACAGATTATTTCCTTATACAGGGACTTGCATTCCAAGTTGGATAAAGAAGGTCCAGCTGCAAAATTTAatggaaaataattaacattgtgAACACAACTGACTTGAACTGTTTATACCGTTAATGTATGAATAAACTTTTTTACAAATGTGTTAAACTTTTAACTATGGTGGAGACCCTGTGCGTCTGGTATCGATATGTGTCTGTCTATCaaactatttacaaattaatatgttgTATACAAAAAAAGTCTGTGCATGGATTGTCAAagacaaatttaacattttaaatattgttacattGGATTGTTGATTACCATGTGTCTATTGTTCAAGTCGGTATTTCAGGGAAAAATGCTGGTTGTGTGACAGGATGTCACTTAATGTCCACCTGATCTCTTCAGCCCATTGACGACTTTCTGTGATGTGCGCTTTGTGTGAGGGGAAAGAGAACGTTTACACCCGTATAGCGGATCTGGAATCCCATGTGAAGAAAGTCCACCGAGAGGTAACAATGAGCAAGGACCAGTTTACCAGGGCGAATGGGTTTTACTTTGCCAAGTATCCTGAGGACTACGCTAAAGTAGTTGACAACATCAACCCTTACGACTCCAAGGCGGCCTATGAAGCGAGGAAAGCCATGAGAAGTTGGAGCGATACATTTTCGGACAAGCAAGCTAGGGGAGATCAATGGACGGCCGGTTGGAGGAAAGGATTGGAGATTTTAAGAGGTATGGCGAAGAAGAGGGAATCCAGGGAGCGGAGCGTGTCGCGAGACAAGAGGACCTTGGTTGAGAAATCCGCAAGAACTGAAAGACAAGTGGTACGGGAAGATAGCAGTTCGGTTGCTCAGTTGGAACAAGGCACAAGCTCGAAAGTAGCAGCTGAAGAAGACAGGCCAAAAGAAACTGAAAAGGGACTAAAACGTAGGAGGAAAGAGTCGGAAGGGGATCAAAACTTTGATCACAGGGACAACATAGAGTTGGGTGAAGAAGCCGTTTCGGAGAGAAATATGGGCGCAGATCGAGACAGGGTTGTTTCTCCAAGTGGTGAGatatcttcctcctcctcctcctcctcctcctcatcttcCTCTTCAGCGTCGTCCTGCTGCTCATCCGTGCTGGGTTCAAGCAGCAGCTTAAAAGGACAGAGCCTTCCGGATTCTGAAGAAGGGCTGTATGCCCATGTGTCCGTCTGCGAAAAGGGACTGGTCATTGGTCAATGAATTCTCAATGGAAGCAAACAACCAACAGCAATCTGTTGGCCGCCAGCAAATTGGAAGAAGATGACCCCTGATCAGAAACTCATGGCCCATGAGTATGTGGCCATCTTTCTTGAGCGTGTGGAGAGCACCAACTTCCCAACCTTGTCCAGGAGAGCCCTTTTGGACAAGTACAACTTCATGTCCCTCGAAGCTGAGGGTAAGCCGACAGTGGAAGAAGGAGAGGCAGAGAAGATGGACTCAAAAATTAGGTATTATAACTTTAATTACCTCAAGGCCATCGTAAATGGGGAAGTGGAGGAGAGTCGCGTGGCAGAGGGTATTGTTTGGGGACTTGAACTTGCTGATAGGTGGAAGGACACAGATATTATCGCTGAAAAACTGGATGAGGCAAACATTAAAATACGTGTGGGTGCATAAGAGTTGTCTGATGTGTGTTATTTGCAGACTGAGAATagttacattgtttttcaattgttcatTTTGCTATGCAATTTGTCTGATGTGTGTTATTTGCAGACTGAGAATagttacattgtttttcaattgttcatGTTGCTAT
Protein-coding sequences here:
- the LOC127846223 gene encoding uncharacterized protein LOC127846223, with amino-acid sequence MFDDGVEYLDPEQKNKFAKSLYKYQDVFAKSSDDLGCTNVVKHKINTESANSIVLDDSHMEIEKWNGLKLRRCFKRVRSFEVRSFDYRRFVKGFADIAKPLHKLCVKNSKFIWNQMCQEAFDFLKEMLTSAPVLAYPQLGSQFILDTDASDNIEPEQATKMPMLCPEDHASHASTNKIIKKR
- the LOC127846224 gene encoding uncharacterized protein DDB_G0271670-like, with the protein product MCALCEGKENVYTRIADLESHVKKVHREVTMSKDQFTRANGFYFAKYPEDYAKVVDNINPYDSKAAYEARKAMRSWSDTFSDKQARGDQWTAGWRKGLEILRGMAKKRESRERSVSRDKRTLVEKSARTERQVVREDSSSVAQLEQGTSSKVAAEEDRPKETEKGLKRRRKESEGDQNFDHRDNIELGEEAVSERNMGADRDRVVSPSGEISSSSSSSSSSSSSSASSCCSSVLGSSSSLKGQSLPDSEEGLYAHVSVCEKGLVIGQ